The genomic stretch AAATACTGCCTGTTTCAATGTGGGGGTATAAACCCAACATTCCCTGAAAGGGGGTCAATGTAGATCGGATATGCCTCCAAATTTGACTGATCGAACTCAACTAAAAAGATGGATTACAACCTTTATAAAGCTGTACATCTGAAATCCTCTGGTTTGGACGCTTCAAATATAATAACAAAAGAAGCATTTTATTAACTTGTataataatttcatttaatttggcCATTTCACAATCTTTGCATTCTTAACACTACTGATTTGATCACACACGCATGGAACTCCCTGCcgtccctcccttcctccctccctccgcACCTGCCTTCCTTTCACCCAAAGAAAGGAATTTCCCTTGAATtctggtaaaaaagaaaaacaaatcatcagaccactgcatATCAAATATCAAGCATAACATCTCCTGCGTTATTCTGAGACGATAACCACTAGCTCTCTGACAGCAGTGGAGACCAACATGCCCAAATGGCATCAATAACTGTCCTCAGAAGTGAATGTTTCCCAGAACCACACTTCAATCCTCACCATCCTAGAACACAACCTGTTTTGATACCAGTTCTCGTGCCAAGCTCATAAGAGCTGAAATCAAGTCTACTATTAGACAACACTATACCGAGTGCTCCATAAATAGCTGAAGCGCCACATTTAGGCCCACATTGTTCCTGCCGCCTTTAGCAGCGCTGGGCGAGAGCCCCTCTTAGAGCTGCCAGCCGTCAGGCTGTCTACCCCGCCCCTGCAGCCGACAGGAAGGAGCAGAGATAAGAAAGAATAGAGCTCTGCCTGTGCCACAGTCTGAATTATACTCCACCTGACCACAGACACTCgctaaacacagttaaacaatGATCGGCTCACACAATCAATACCATATGGACTGCCGTCCGATTACTTACGTCGTAgcttttagagcatttctcACACCCTTTACATTTCACTTCTATGTGTGAATATTTCAGTTTAACCTCGATATAATACTAGAGGCATTTTAATAAGGTAGCTACTCTAACCTACAAACAAAAGTGTGATTAGCGTGTGTCCAATGAGTAACTAGTCATACCTTCCTGTGTGTTCATCTTTATCTAAAGAGCTCAGGTACTGGTTTCTAGCTCTTCCAAGCagaatacaaacagatcagatgAAAACTACACTTACACTGTTAACAGTTATGGGAAGAAGATTTACAATATTTAATAGGAGTAAAGGCTAATAATTCTCTTGAATATACTCAAGCGCAAAAATAaaccaaacacacctgattatACAGCTACAATCAAATACCAGCCTGTATGGAGGTAATGTTCAGccatgtatttgtgtgtgactTTTAGGGATAGGCATTCTGGCCAATTCTGACAGGCCTACTTTGTAATATCTGTAAAGTATCTCAAATACTTTACAGATATTTAGCAAATACAAGCAGAACTGTCACTTCACAgccatttaataaataaataaaatgaataaagttGCACTGTGTTTCCCGCCTGGAAACTGTCACTGAATTTCCCCCCTGAGGTCATTAAGGTAACAATGATTTCAGAATTTGAATATAAGCTACTTAACTCAAATCTTCCTACACATCCTTAGTGTTTTAATTCAATAAGTAATTAAATGACTAATTAATAGAAAAATTTGAAAGTTCGAGTTGTGTTATCTGATTCAGATTTGAGAAAATATTCTGTTACTCTCTCAATAACAACACTGGACAATAACTGTCTTTATATGTGCTTTTCATCAGACTTATTTTTGGGATCTAAATGAAGTCATGAAAGCTGGTGGACGCACTTCAAAAGCGTTCAGAGGCGTATTCTTGTTTTCGCAAAGAAACCCACAACAGCTTTCTAACACTGTTCTtacagctttacacacacacacacatcacatcacatcacatggCCTCTGTACTACTAGCACTCTTACAGCTATTGTAAATTCTACtaaaattgtaataataatcataacaaAACTGCTGTGTTCATCTCACCTTCGCAGATGCGGTCCAGTCTCTGTCTCTTGACTTTGTGTTTGTCCATAAGAGCCATCGAGTGGCGGTTCTTCTCAAAGACCAGCTAAGGCCACgacaggagaaagagagaaagcacagAACAAAGTCCGGTCCTGTCCACACTAGGAGAGAAATCACTCAAATCTTCTCGAGACCTGCAATCACAAACACAAGGACCCTAAACTTACTGCAAGTTCTCAACAAGTCTTCCATAACGGCAGACGGCCTACATAAACAAAGACCACTGATGAAGTCTTATTAGACTATTACTCACTTGATATAAAGAGCAAGTTAGACTGACCTGAGGTGCAAGTCAATGAACACCTTTGTCACCTTCCTTCCAACGGCAACTGTTTAAAAGCAAAAAATGAGTTACTGAAATGAGTAACACCTTAGAAGCAGCACAGGTGCCCCGTTCaacaccattaatgcagagttTGGGACGGATCCAACTTAGCTCCCATATGAGCATAAACATACTGGCCTACGTGAAAAAAGGAGACCACTAGGATCGTTCACAATAACCACAAACCTTTAAAACCACTTAACTGCTTAACTGCTGAACAAAAAAGTAGGTGGAGTAAGAAATCCCTAAAGAATCGTCaactttaaaaaacactgagaCTCAACTGGTGTGCAATTTAATAAACCCTATGGACTCCCCAAAATAATAAGATAGAAAATGAAATATTCCAAGACTTAAAATTAAATTGCAATATTAGGTCTCAATAGTTTCACCGATACTTTTGAGGCTCTGTATGAAAGCCTGCAGACGGCCCAGTTTACTTTACAGCACAGTTTTATATCATGTGAAGTTATCAATCATGTACAGGTGTAACTTCACAGCATAGATTACACAcggaaaatacacaaaataataaagcaatctaATTTATATTAAATCTACATCTAAATGCATGAAGACTAGATACCTACATTTCCACTACATTTCTACTTTAGAGGCTCTGTAAAAGGACCAGTTAACTTGCAGTGCCTTACCTCACTGCTTTATACTAGCTATATaactatattatttatattattttaattttatgagATATATACACATAAGGAGCTGGTATAGAAGTCATATCTGCAGGGATCTGGTCGATGCAGTGTTACAGCACCAGCTAGTTAATCAACTCCACAGAGATAGCTATAGCTCCTGGTTCTCTCATAGCCTCGGCTTTTCTTGAATTTCCTGGCTTTTATGAGCCAGTTAACGCGTGTttgatacaaaaacaaaagaaaacaacacgCAGATATTCTTAACTTATTTTTATCGTTATTATCTGCCCAATTTGGCCACCCACACGTCTTCAAAAAGTGTAAGAAGAAGCGCTAAATTAAAGTTGGAGCTGCGGCGCTTTGAGGGCTAGCGAACTCCGCTAGCTGtgctaacgctagctagctGCCGTTGTATGAAAATTCGCACCTAAAActcattgagaaaaacaacgaaATGGACTAAACTGTGAATTATAATTCACTAGATCTTTAACGAGGCTCTGTTTACTCCCAGCTGATTAAATTAAgctacagaaacaaaacaaaacaccaaaaaaacccaaattcCAGGCAGTTTAAGGTTCGTTAGCTCCGCCAAACTTCTCAGCAACTCGGGTTAAGTTAgctagcttagcctagcctagcctagcctagcctgcTCGCACAGCTAAAGCTAACCAACAGCTCAAAACGTCAGAGAAACGCTCAACGAGCACACAAACGGCTTTTTAACATCTACCACTCATTTCTACAACTTCTGGAAACCTCTGCCCTCGTTTAGCCAGGCAGTGTGCAGAGGAAGCCCCCTGCTAGGCGCTAGCTAGCCTGCTAAGCTAAGTGTGATACAAAACAGCAAGGAAAGCGGTTTTACAGCCGCGGCCGTTTAGTAGCCAACAGGCTGGTTTTGATTAAAGTGATGCCTTTAATATGCGTGATTAGAGAAGTGAGGGGCGATAAAGACTGTAAAGTCGCCAGAAAATGAGCTAACCCACCCGAATGAGCGTCTTGTAGAGGTTAGCTACGGGTCAGTGTGGTGAGAGGAGGTGAACCAGCGCTGCCCCGCTACCGCTCGCCATGAAATCCGCATAAAAGGCAGGCAGGAGTGGAGGAGGCCCGAGAGAGACGAGCCTCGGAAAAGAGAGAAGACTTGAAGGCAGAACAGCACAGCGTCTCCCAAAGGTGGTGGGAGGAAGGGCAGCATCACGGAGGAGGTTAACTGgacttccccccccccccccctcctctctctctctctcttgtttttaATAAGGTAAGAAAAGCAGACTACAGAATAACATAGGCAGAAGCAGGGGGCAGAAGACCACATCAACCCCAAGTCACAGGAGGTGGACTCTACAGGTCTAGGAGAGTGGGTCTTTATTCCTTTAAAGAGaatttttaatggaatttaTGTTGGAAAtacttaataattattattaataataatttcgGAATGGTAAATGTGCatgtatctgtatatatatatatatatatatatatatataaatactgtgTACAGCATAAgttgtcctctgcatttaacccatatgtggtagtgaacacacacacatacacacacacacacactagtgaactaggggcagtgagcacacatacacccagagcggtgggcagccaactccagcacctggggagcaatgagagtgaagggccttgctcaagggcccaacagtggcagcttgccaagcccaggtattgggtatcgaacccacaaccctgtcatcaatagcccagagctctaaccgctgacattgggggggggggtgttttaaATATCAAGACTTTGCTTCTTTGGCCTCGTCCCCAATTGAGTCTTAAGTGCCAAAAAGTTTTTTTATGAATAAAAAGGCCCATAATGTATTGTTTGCATTCATATCTATCCAACTTTTGCATATGTTTAGCTGGATTTCTTAAAAGTAACACTTAGTTGACATCTAACCATGAAAACCAGGACTGACAAGGCACTACAAGAGCATCAGCTGTGAGAGAAAACTGACTTTTTGATTGTCTGGTGTAATTTTATCATGGAGTAGATTTATTTGGCATCATTACCATTTATACCCTTATGGCAAATGTAACACCCAAAACACCTAAATGTTCACATTATTCTTATTATATGTATTTCATATGTAAATGCACCTTTACTAGCTGTTAAGCTTTAGGAAATCCATGATCTAgggtcaatcaatcaatcaatcaatcaataaatagcCATAACAGGTCATTTCCAAAACATTGTGATGGTAATGGCAACTGGTAGTAcgtatatgcatatatatatgtacctggtggtctatatatatatatatatataatgcttgGCTTGGATGggcaggaacaacccaagaccCACCAAGACACATGCCTGCTATGAAACccgctggaacaccagtgtcactgtctgcAGTCAAGCAGGTTCACATCGCCATGGGCTGAGaggctgccatccaagaaagaagcccctgctccaaaatcaacacCTACAAGCTTGACTAAATTTTGCAGCtgaaccacatggacaaagacaaagccttctggaggaaaGTTGTATGGTCAGATAAGACTGAgctttttggccacaatgaccagAAGCATATTTGGAGGAGTTAAGGTGAGACATTTTGACCCCAACTCTGTACCAACTCGTAAGCATGGAGGTTAAAACAATGCAATGGATGCAATAAGGAAAGTGGATTGATTAAAGAAGGAGGACTACgccagaattcttcagcataaccccaaaccatcagctagaccaTTACATCTTGGACACAGTTGGGTTTTCCAACAGTAGAGTGACCGCAAATACAGAAATGTAGTTGTGGAATGAACAAAGCAGGCAAACATTAAGCCTAttggaatggccttcccaaTGTCCTGATCTTGTTGTTGATGACCTTATTGAAAATATGTGGATTGTGCCAGGAAACTCTCacatatccaaccagaattctgcccgAAGCTTGATGGCTAGCAAAGgcatctggtcaaggtgcaacaTGCAAATTCAACCAAATTAGTTGTACTAAAACTACTGTTGTCTAAATATATATGACACTGTATATGTAAATTTGACCCTGTGTGGATTTTAGCAAAGCCTgaaattattactttttttaaatacagatCTTCAATCAGCCATATCATGACGTAAAGACTTGCAAACACTGGTTATCTCCATCTACAGTAACACCTTTCAAGGGGTGGATTACATTAGGCaggaagtgaacagtcagttcttgaaggtgatgtggtaaaagcaggaaaaacaggCAAGCACAACGATCAAACAGCCAAACTGTAATGTCTAGACTGGGTCAGGGCGTCTCCAAAACatccaaaacaacatttctgaaatgcagtggtcaatacctaccaaaagtgaacGACAGACAGGGTCAGGGGcatctaaggctcattgatggtTATGAAGGCCCCACCTTTACAATAAACAggaattaaaggatctgctgctaatgtggcAAAAGTGGGACCTATTCATTGTCAGGCAAATAATATTACCATACTATTTAGTTCACATACGTCCTGAATTAGACACTACCATAATTATGAGTGTGCCATTGTTTAAATTACAAACCTAACATCCTCTTAATATTGAAGGTGACATGGTCCtaatgtataaaaatgtatattatatgtataatgtACTTTATATATGCATCTAATTATatgtacaaaatacaaaaataccaTCAACAACCCACCTCAATTCTCATTAGAAGATTATTTAACATGGATACGAATTAAATCATAGGCTAAATATCTTTTGCCTGTAAAAACTGGaatacacaccaatcagccataagattaaaacctcctgcctaatattgtgtatgtCTGCATCATGccactaaaacagctctgaccgcTTAGGGCACTGACTCCACCTCTGAAgttctctggcaccaagacattagcagcagatcctttaagccctaGATTGGGAGGCAGGGTCTCCACACAGATTGCACAAATAAACCTTGGGTGGTCATGACCCTGTTGTTAGTTccccggttgtcctttcttggagcacttagggtaggtactaaccactgtataccaggaacacctcacaagacctgcctaatgttttggagacccagtcatctagccatcacaattgggCCCTTGTGAAATTGGCTCAGATTCTTGTGCTTGATCTTTTTCCTGATTGACGACTATTGTTCTACTGCTTTACTTGCTGCCTTGCTTCGTCTgtcagtagttttaatgttatggctgatcggtgaaGGAGTCTATTTTATAagctcacacacaaaaaagtacTCTtgatatatgtaattatattttaCACATAAAGACACTTAAAGACACTCTAAATTGATCACCATAAGGAGCAATTAGGGCTGCATGCACACACTTTCTGAATAAATAACGAGTGTGAAAGCGTTTCAGTAACATTTAATAATTATAACTTCCATGTTATCAGCCACCATATTTAACTCATTTTATGCAATAGTATTTATCACTTTATGCATTGCCATAGTCATCAATATTTGATATTCACGTGATCAGCATTACATAATGAACATAAAAGTTGAACATTTTTCACTCAGAATGATGACACCGTTGAGTTGAGAGGACATCATTCACAATGTCTTGCCATGCTTTTTGTTTCATGGTATTTATTCATCAGTGTGCCTTCTGTAAGCAGTTTGTCCATCATAATCTGTtacccctatatatatatatatatatatatatatatatatatatatatatatatatatatatatatatatatatatatatatatacccagaGGTATGTATATACCTCTCCATCAGTCTCTCTAGTCTCTTGATAAAGCATTCTGTCCCATTTCAAATActttataaaagaaaaaagaaggatGAATCTTTAAGAATAATTTAACATTGCAGAAAAAAAGCACAACCAAtaaattaaccctttaaaacctGCCTATACTTTTGCTGTGGTTACTTCTCAGTGAGTGACAGCTGCAGTATCCTTTCaagctcctcctcttcttctctcctttttctgTTGGGGAACCAAACAGAGAAACGCTACGGGTCAATGTAAATGTTCAAGGCAGCAAGGCCCCTTTTCCATCTGTAATTCACTCCATGTTCATTTCTATATCACCTGTCAAGCTCCTCCTGCTCTCTGCAAGACAGCTCCATGGCCAGGCGCAGCTGCTCATCAAAGCTGGATGCCACAGCAAATGCCCCCGGTGCCCGCGGGTCATCCAGAGAACCGTAAGAGGGTGGTGAGTTAAGGGCGGGGTCAGGTGAACCTGAAAGAGGTTCAGCAGGGTCAGGTAATTCCCTTCCCTCTCCTGCAGCCAGTGACAGAGTCAGAGACTCCTGGATTGCCCTAAAAGAGACAAATGGAGATCAGACCAATGTATGTATCAATGTTTACTCACAGGAAGCCGCGTCCCAAGGCCTCTGAGAAATCAAAAGACACAACTGGTGTATCCTTCACATCAATGGGACGCCCTGGAGCAGCCACACTTGAAGCGAATGATGAAGCATTATCCGCTATCATTGGGATAGGTTGGAGTTGTGTTTTTGATCTAGAAAtaaacatccaacatcagcacttGATCTCACTAAAGCTGGCTGCGCCTGAATCAAATTCTCCCCAGAATCAGCATTATCTAGTGTAAAGACTTCCTAGAAGACTAAAGGCTGTTACTGTAGCAAAGTGGGGAAAGCACCCCTTTTTactactcttgatttcaaaagaaacgtCAGATGTgcaagtgtctacaaacttccAAGGCAACACTATTTTGTTGGTcttaaaactgtacaaaaacaaaacacacacctctCAAGCTGAGAATCCTCCTCATAAAGCGGAGGCTGAGAAGAGACTGGACGTGTGTTAGTGAGAGCCTCCCATATAGTcacctaaagaaagagagagagagagagatagaaagccAGACGGAACGTGTGGGATGTTAGCAATTGTCTTAAATGACCTTAATTCTGAGTAAGTCTGCAGTTGGTTTGCATCTTAAGATGCCCCCCCTAAATGGCTCACAGGTTACAGAACAATGAACCTAACTTCAGCAACTTCATGCCAACAGTGAATCTACTGGCAGAAAGTAATGCGGGTCTGGGAGAGTAAAGGCTTCTCCATTGTTCTGCTTTTGGCCTAATGTCTTTCCCGTAGCGAGACTTGCTTTCTTGCACTTCTTGTAGTGCTATCCAGTGCAGCTTGCCATcgtcacctttggcttgctaTTAAGCCGCTTTGCGACAACGTCCACCATGAAAAGTGCTAGACTAATACATCTGAACTCTGAACTGAACATCTGAACTGACTAACAGGCATCATTGTTGTATATCCTAGCAACATTCTTTGAGCCATAAGGTTTAAGGAGTTTCAGGGCTCTGAGGTTTTGGAGTTACCTGGTCACTTTCTGTCCCTGCATCCAGTAGACTCTGCTGAATGGCGAACTGCAGGAGGTTATCATCCTCATCTCTCATTGGTTCACTGCGGCCTGGGCCAAGCGTTGTGTAATCTGGGGGAGGCTCAAACACAGAGGGGTCCACTTCACAGTGCAGAGGAGGAGGACTCTGGCCTGAAAGGACATGATTTAACAGATAAAAGGTTCCACAGTAAATTAAGAGTTCTCTTACAGACATATTTTCTgtttaaaacagtttaaaatGCTAGAATATTATAAATACTGcttaaaactaaacaaatctacaAATCATGTAGTCATCACATTAGCCAATTACTGGGATTAATGTCATAGTACACAGGTATGGGGCTGTACCTAATGATTATTTTTCAATTAGTCGATTACTCAATGACTAATTTACTCAATGACTAATTTAGCAATTATTAagggctttgtgtgtgtgtgtgttttctcatttctcttaatatttcaatattttcttTAATCATCCTTTCCTAAAAACCCATTGTATGCACTTCAGGGCATTATTCTGCAACAAAAAATCTCTCAGCATTAACAGGTAACCACTGTTTTTGTCATAGCAATCCTTTACCTGAAATGAAGtagtattatttttacttaaaactttaaataaataaattattataacatTCAATTATTTCATCACTGGGGTAATATGTAGTTAAGGGAATCACTGGCAGATGTCTATATTTTTGAATCCATGTAGTGCAAGGAAATGTAATGTTAGTTTAAGCTATTCTCTCACTCATACATGGCTAATAAagcaaacaaaaatgtaaaactgcAGAATAACAGTGTCAGATAACGCAGGGTGCAATGTTAAGTTATGATAACATCACCGGTACCAAAACTACTTTTAACATGGGGCGATGTAGACACAGCACTGACAGTGCTGTTATGCTGCCGTCTTAAGTGCTCCGGGATGGTTGCGCCTCAAGTGCTTGTGTGTAGCAGTTGTACTGTTGAAATAGGCCATCTCCACTTTGCAAAGCTTACAGAGCACCACACTGTTGGTCTGTGCCCAAAATACTCCCACATTTTTGCCAcatatgtaatttttttatatatatgttttcaGTAAAACGAAGTGACGCACATTATGCAAATCTGTATACATAGATGATGCTGATTATTCCCAAGTTGGGCTGGCACGACTCATTGGCATGGGTGTAAACAACTTGTTGAGCCCAAACAATATGATGGaataatgtttttcagttttccGTTCTATTTTTTGAGGTATATGTTGATGCTATCGATATCATCATTATTCCACTCTAACAGACCATTTATTCCACTGCTGTGCCATCCAgggtcaaccagaggaggatggcttccccttttgagtcttggttcctcttaaggCTTATTTCTCTTGATCTGAAGGAGTTTTTCCTTACCACTGTTTGCCACGgacttgctcaaaagaggctcggacttgaatctctgtaaagctgctttgtgacgaggTCTGTCGTGAAAAGCTCTATATAAATGGATCCGAATTGAATTGATGCTATTCATGCTGGTGAGTGCAGTGGCGTGATGATAAAACGCTGCTGATGAAGCAAAGTTTAGTACCTGCATCAGGGGTTCCCTGTGGTGAGTGTACAGTAACAGAGCTGACTGGCTCATCGCAACCGCACAGATTACTGAAGGTCACTCGTGCATTCAACACATGGAAAAGAGGGATTTCtgaatgacaagaaagagagaaaatagaACAGTGAGAAAAGCATCCCTGCTGGACCAGTTGGCTGGGTGGTCTAAAAGCGTTTCTAGTGGTCTGTCTCACCTATTTTGACAGGGAAGCCAGGCGGCAAGCGCAGAGTGATGAAGTCTCGCAGTTTGGCAAAGTGGGCATTAGAAATGGCCATGAGATCAATAATGGGGGTCACCTGCTCAGCTAGTGAGAGGGGATGGGCCTCACTTAACCACAGGGTTGCCTTAAACCTGCAAAAGAGAACATGGACAAACACAGTcagtgtgaatgtgagtgtCGGAGACCGGTAAGACAGAGAGGGGAACAAGAGCAAGAGTGGACTTCATTCCAGCCAATGTCTGCTATAAACCGTGGCTGCTTTAGAGGTGGTACCTTTGCACTTTGCTGGTGAGCTCAATGGGCCGGCCGATGTCTCTGCCGTTCAGATTAAACTCAGGGTCAAAGTACTCCTCCGCTGTGATGGCTGTTGGGTTGTGAGGACTGGCACACTGGGACACCTGACTCtgaaagaagaaaacaaaccaGACATGCTTAAAAGATAGAGAGGGCATTGATTTGAACACTCTGTCACT from Salminus brasiliensis chromosome 19, fSalBra1.hap2, whole genome shotgun sequence encodes the following:
- the ankrd13d gene encoding ankyrin repeat domain-containing protein 13D, with product MAQEAFPLHDLVWNNQYLELDRELKKKQQEVERLDPRGRTPLELAVCLGHLESARVLLRHNADPTHCNAQGWTVLQEAVSTGDPELVQLVLQYRDFKRATERLAGIPELLSKLRQAQDFYVEMKWEFTSWVPLVSKVCPSDVYRVWKSGSCLRVDTTLLGFEHMTWLKGRRSYIFKGGEGGAMVMEVDHEKQVVYTEPLSLSPRDAPSLLAAMLPSQENTAQRLTSPIVSTHLNTRNIAFERNKSGIWGWRSEKTEVVSGYEAKVYSASNVELVTRSRTEHLSDQDKSRCKGSRTPLQSFLGIAEQHVSNNGSQVSQCASPHNPTAITAEEYFDPEFNLNGRDIGRPIELTSKVQRFKATLWLSEAHPLSLAEQVTPIIDLMAISNAHFAKLRDFITLRLPPGFPVKIEIPLFHVLNARVTFSNLCGCDEPVSSVTVHSPQGTPDAGQSPPPLHCEVDPSVFEPPPDYTTLGPGRSEPMRDEDDNLLQFAIQQSLLDAGTESDQVTIWEALTNTRPVSSQPPLYEEDSQLERAIQESLTLSLAAGEGRELPDPAEPLSGSPDPALNSPPSYGSLDDPRAPGAFAVASSFDEQLRLAMELSCREQEELDRKRREEEEELERILQLSLTEK